Proteins encoded by one window of Bradyrhizobium sp. B097:
- a CDS encoding substrate-binding protein, which translates to MSIERMNLTRRRFMSNFAFATGALATGVGSWVVRPDWANAAEGPIKVGIATDLTGPIAYAGNADANVAKMVIKEINAGGGLLGRPLELYIEDTASNESVAVGNVRKLIQRDKVDMVLGGITSSMRNAIKDPIVARGKTLYIYPQLYEGKECTPYLFCTGPTPAQQCDEFIPWLIKNGGKKFALPSANYVWPHTLNVYARKVIEDNGGEVVFEEYYPLDQVDFSSTVNRIISNKVDVVFNTVIPPGVGPFFKQLYEAGFLKNGGRLACVYYDENTLNINQASEIEGLASCLDYFKVLTKEDPFNAKIQAAYEKDFPGNFLFAAGSAATGTYRGLKLWEAAVKEAGKVDRDSVAAALDHAKIAEGPGGPAEMVPGKRHCKMKMYTAVAKGGNYEIVARSAGLVDPKEC; encoded by the coding sequence ATGTCGATTGAACGCATGAATCTCACGCGCCGCCGCTTCATGAGCAATTTCGCTTTCGCGACCGGCGCGCTCGCGACCGGGGTCGGAAGCTGGGTGGTGAGGCCCGATTGGGCCAACGCCGCCGAGGGACCGATCAAGGTCGGCATCGCGACCGACCTGACCGGCCCGATCGCCTATGCCGGCAATGCCGACGCCAACGTCGCCAAGATGGTGATCAAGGAGATCAACGCCGGCGGCGGCCTGCTCGGCCGGCCGCTCGAGCTCTATATCGAGGACACCGCCTCGAACGAATCGGTCGCGGTCGGCAATGTCCGCAAGCTGATCCAGCGCGACAAGGTCGACATGGTGCTGGGCGGCATCACCTCCTCGATGCGCAACGCGATCAAGGACCCGATCGTGGCGCGCGGCAAGACGCTCTACATCTATCCGCAGCTCTACGAGGGCAAGGAGTGCACGCCCTATCTGTTCTGCACCGGGCCGACCCCGGCGCAGCAATGCGACGAGTTCATTCCCTGGCTGATCAAGAACGGCGGCAAGAAGTTCGCGCTGCCGAGCGCCAACTATGTCTGGCCGCACACGCTCAACGTCTACGCCCGCAAGGTGATCGAGGACAATGGCGGCGAGGTCGTGTTCGAGGAGTATTACCCGCTCGACCAGGTCGACTTCTCGTCGACCGTCAACCGCATCATCTCCAACAAGGTCGACGTCGTCTTCAACACCGTGATCCCGCCGGGCGTCGGCCCATTCTTCAAGCAGCTCTATGAAGCCGGCTTCCTCAAGAACGGCGGGCGGCTCGCCTGCGTCTACTATGACGAGAACACGCTCAACATCAATCAGGCCAGCGAGATCGAGGGACTGGCGAGCTGCCTCGACTATTTCAAGGTGCTGACCAAGGAGGATCCGTTCAACGCCAAGATCCAGGCGGCCTATGAGAAGGATTTCCCGGGCAACTTCCTGTTCGCCGCCGGCAGCGCCGCCACCGGAACCTATCGCGGTCTCAAGCTGTGGGAAGCCGCGGTCAAGGAGGCCGGCAAGGTCGATCGTGACTCGGTTGCGGCTGCGCTCGATCACGCCAAGATCGCCGAAGGGCCCGGCGGCCCGGCCGAAATGGTTCCGGGCAAGCGTCACTGCAAGATGAAGATGTACACCGCTGTTGCCAAAGGCGGGAACTATGAGATCGTGGCGCGCAGCGCCGGTCTCGTCGATCCCAAGGAATGCTGA